In Quercus robur chromosome 11, dhQueRobu3.1, whole genome shotgun sequence, the following proteins share a genomic window:
- the LOC126705409 gene encoding glucan endo-1,3-beta-D-glucosidase, which translates to MMATVSHLSLLFLLSFFTTAFNFAESQSFIGVNYGQVADNLPPPAATASLLKSTAIGKVRLYGADAAIIKALANTGIGIVVGAGNGDIPNLASDPNAATQWVNSNVLPYYPASNITLITVGNEVMSSMDQGLISQLLPAMRNVQNALNSVSLGGKVKVSTVHSMAVLTQSDPPSSGLFNPVFQDALKGLLQFQKDNGSPFAINPYPFFAYQSDSRPETLAFCLFQPNAGRVDSGNGIKYLNMFDAQVDAVRSALNSMGFKDVEIMVAETGWPYGGDSNEVGPSVENARAYNGNLIAHLRSLVGTPLMPGKSVDTYIFALYDEDLKPGPASERAFGLYKPDLTMTYDVGLSKTSQAQTPSTPSTTPSTSPSTPLPKPTATGWCVPKNGVSDALLQANLDYACSHGIDCGPIQPGGACFDPNTVSSHASYAMNLYYQTMGKNPWNCDFSQTAVLTSTNPSHNPCIYPGGST; encoded by the exons ATGATGGCAACGGTTTCACACCTCTCACTGCTTTTCTTGCTCTCATTCTTCACCACCGCTTTTAACTTCGCAG AGTCTCAGTCATTCATCGGAGTGAATTACGGCCAAGTCGCCGACAATCTTCCACCGCCTGCGGCAACCGCGAGTCTCCTCAAATCGACGGCGATCGGAAAGGTTCGACTCTACGGCGCCGATGCTGCGATCATCAAGGCACTCGCGAACACCGGAATCGGAATCGTCGTCGGAGCCGGCAACGGCGACATTCCGAATCTGGCTTCCGATCCGAACGCGGCGACTCAGTGGGTGAACTCGAACGTGTTGCCTTACTACCCGGCCAGTAACATCACGCTCATCACAGTTGGGAACGAGGTCATGAGCTCGATGGACCAAGGGTTGATCTCGCAGCTACTTCCGGCGATGCGAAATGTCCAGAATGCCCTCAACTCGGTGTCCCTCGGTGGGAAAGTGAAGGTCTCGACGGTTCATTCCATGGCCGTGTTGACTCAGTCCGATCCGCCCTCGTCCGGGTTGTTCAACCCGGTTTTCCAGGACGCGTTGAAGGGCTTGTTGCAGTTCCAAAAGGACAATGGGTCTCCATTTGCGATCAATCCCTACCCTTTCTTTGCGTACCAGAGCGATTCCAGGCCTGAAACGTTGGCGTTTTGCCTTTTCCAGCCCAACGCGGGACGAGTCGACTCGGGGAATGGAATCAAATACCTGAACATGTTCGATGCTCAG GTAGATGCTGTACGTTCTGCTTTGAATTCAATGGGATTTAAGGATGTTGAGATTATGGTTGCTGAGACCGGTTGGCCATACGGTGGGGACAGCAATGAAGTAGGACCCAGTGTGGAGAATGCAAGGGCCTACAATGGGAATTTGATTGCTCACCTTAGATCATTGGTTGGGACCCCTCTAATGCCTGGAAAATCCGTGGATACGTATATCTTTGCACTGTATGATGAGGATTTGAAGCCTGGACCAGCTTCCGAACGAGCATTTGGTCTTTACAAGCCTGATCTGACCATGACATATGATGTTGGTCTTTCAAAGACTAGCCAGGCACAG ACTCCATCCACTCCATCAACAACTCCATCCACTAGTCCGTCAACTCCATTACCTAAACCAACAGCAACTGGCTGGTGTGTTCCTAAGAATGGCGTTTCTGATGCTCTATTGCAGGCAAATCTTGACTATGCCTGTAGCCACGGCATTGATTGCGGTCCCATCCAACCGGGGGGTGCCTGCTTCGACCCTAACACTGTATCATCACATGCTTCCTATGCCATGAATCTCTATTACCAAACCATGGGAAAGAATCCATGGAACTGTGATTTCTCACAAACGGCAGTCCTTACATCCACAAATCCTA GTCACAATCCTTGCATTTATCCTGGTGGGAGTACCTGA